A portion of the Lolium rigidum isolate FL_2022 chromosome 1, APGP_CSIRO_Lrig_0.1, whole genome shotgun sequence genome contains these proteins:
- the LOC124655316 gene encoding auxin-induced protein 15A-like — translation MGGKLQQLMSRLHLAKGGGGRGGAAVPRGHFAVYVGESRARFVVPTAYLRHPAFVALLESVEEEFGFDHHGGSGITIPCSESDFVELVGSLGSSSPSSWRH, via the coding sequence ATGGGCGGGAAGCTGCAGCAGCTGATGTCGAGGCTCCACCTGGCCAAGGGCGGAGGCGGgaggggcggcgccgccgtgccgaGGGGCCACTTCGCGGTGTACGTTGGCGAGTCCAGGGCGCGGTTCGTGGTGCCCACGGCGTACCTCAGGCACCCGGCGTTCGTGGCGCTGCTGGAGAGCGTGGAGGAGGAGTTCGGCTTCGACCACCACGGCGGCTCCGGAATCACCATACCGTGCTCCGAGAGCGACTTCGTCGAGCTCGTCGGCAGCCTGggctcgtcgtcaccgtcgtcgtgGCGGCATTGA
- the LOC124655337 gene encoding auxin-induced protein 15A-like, protein MAGKLYHLMSRLHMARSRSSSAADVPRGHFAVYVGEQRRRFVIPTAYLRNPSFLVLLKRVEEEFGFDHPAAGGLTIPCSEGDFADIVGSAAVDHH, encoded by the coding sequence ATGGCGGGGAAGCTGTACCACCTCATGTCGAGGCTGCACATGGCGAGGAGCCGGTCATCGTCCGCGGCTGACGTGCCGAGAGGGCACTTCGCGGTGTACGTCGGGGAGCAGCGGAGGCGGTTCGTGATCCCGACGGCGTACCTGAGGAATCCGTCCTTCCTGGTGCTCCTCAAGAGGGTAGAGGAAGAGTTCGGCTTCGACCACCCTGCCGCCGGCGGCCTCACCATCCCCTGTTCGGAGGGCGACTTCGCCGACATCGTCGGCTCCGCAGCGGTGGATCACCACTAG
- the LOC124655326 gene encoding auxin-induced protein 15A-like, whose product MAGKLYHLMSRLHMARSRSSSAADVPRGHFAVYVGEQRKRFVIPTAYLRNPSFLVLLKRVEEEFGFDHPAAGGLTIPCSEGDFADIVGSAAVDHH is encoded by the coding sequence ATGGCGGGGAAGCTGTACCACCTCATGTCGAGGCTGCACATGGCGAGGAGCCGGTCATCGTCCGCGGCTGACGTGCCGAGAGGGCACTTCGCGGTGTACGTCGGGGAGCAGCGGAAGCGGTTCGTGATCCCGACGGCGTACCTGAGGAACCCGTCCTTCCTGGTGCTGCTCAAGAGGGTGGAGGAAGAGTTCGGCTTTGACCACCCTGCCGCCGGCGGCCTCACCATCCCTTGTTCGGAAGGCGACTTCGCCGACATCGTCGGCTCCGCAGCCGTGGATCACCACTAG